One region of Salvelinus namaycush isolate Seneca chromosome 3, SaNama_1.0, whole genome shotgun sequence genomic DNA includes:
- the LOC120035456 gene encoding 116 kDa U5 small nuclear ribonucleoprotein component-like → METDLYDEFGNYIGPELDSDEDDDLEADDRDADEADEDEDDEPADADEDVPGMEVVLHEDKKYYPTAEEVYGPEVETLVQEEDAQPLTEPIIKPVRNKQFTLMEQELPSTVYDMEFLADLMDSPELIRNVTLCGHLHHGKTCFVDCLIEQTHPEIRKRDDMDLRYTDILFTEQERGVGIKSTPVTMVLPDSRGKSFLFNIIDTPGHVNFSDEVTAGIRLSDGIVLFIDAAEGVMLNTERLIKHAVQERLAITICINKVDRLIVELKLPPTDAYYKLRHIVDEVNAMLSTYSTDENLVVSPLLGNVCFASSQYCVCFTLGSFAKIYSDTYGNINYTEFAKRLWGDIYFNPKTRRFTKKAPTSNTQRSFVEFVLEPLYKILSQVVGDCDTSLPRVLDELGIHLVKEELKLNIRPLLRLVCKRFFGEFTGFVDMCVQHIPSPQGGAKNKIEHSYTGGLDSDLGEAMAECDPDGPLMCHTTKMYSTEDGVQFHAFGRVLSGTIQAGQPVKVLGENYTLEDEEDSQVCTVGRLWINVARYQIEVNRVPAGNWVLIEGCDQPIVKTATITEPRGNEEAQIFRPLKFNTASVIKIAVEPVNPSELPKMLDGLRKVNKSYPSLTTKVEESGEHVILGTGELYLDCVMHDLRKMYSEIDIKVADPVVTFCETVVETSSLKCFAETPNKKNKITMIAEPLEKGLAEDIENEVVQITWNRKKLGEFFQTKYDWDLLAARSIWAFGPDTTGPNILVDDTLPSEVDKALLGSVKDSIIQGFQWGTREGPLCDEPIRNVKFKILDAVIAQEPLHRGGGQVIPTARRVVYSAFLMATPRLMEPYYFVEVQAPADCVSAVYTVLARRRGHVTQDAPIPGSPLYTIKAFIPAIDSFGFETDLRTHTQGQAFSLSVFHHWQIVPGDPLDKSIVIRPLEPQPAPHLAREFMIKTRRRKGLSEDVSISKFFDDPMLLELAKQDVVLNYPM, encoded by the exons ATGGAGACGGATCTGTATGACGAGTTTGGGAACTACATTGGTCCAGAACTAGACTCTGACGAGGATGATGATCTGGAGGCAGACGACAGAGATGCGGATGAG GctgatgaggatgaggatgatgagCCGGCTGATGCTGATGAAGATGTCCCAGGAATGGAGGTAGTTCTGCACGAGGATAAGAAATACTATCCTACAGCAGAGGAAGTGTACGGGCCGGAGGTGGAAACTTTAGTCCAGGAAGAGGACGCACAGCCCCTCACAG AACCCATCATCAAGCCTGTAAGGAACAAGCAGTTCACTCTGATGGAACAGGAGCTACCTTCCACTGTTTATGACATGGA gtTCCTGGCTGACCTAATGGACAGTCCCGAGCTGATCCGTAACGTCACCCTGTGTGGCCACCTGCACCACGGAAAG ACGTGTTTCGTGGACTGCCTGATTGAACAGACACACCCAGAGATCAGGAAGAGAGATGACATGGAT CTCCGTTACACAGATATCCTCTTCACTGAGCAGGAG CGAGGGGTTGGTATCAAGAGCACCCCCGTCACAATGGTTCTTCCAGACTCCAGAGGCAAATCCTTCCTCTTCAACATCATAGACACACCAG GCCACGTCAACTTTTCGGATGAGGTGACAGCAGGCATCCGACTCTCCGACGGTATCGTGCTTTTCATCGACGCAGCAGAAGGA GTGATGTTGAACACAGAGCGTCTGATCAAGCACGCAGTCCAGGAGCGTCTGGCCATCACCATCTGCATCAACAAGGTGGACCGCCTCATCGTGGAGCTCAAGCTGCCCCCTACAGACGCCTACTACAAACTACGCCACATAGTGGACGAGGTTAACGCCATGCTCAG CACCTACTCTACAGACGAGAACCTGGTGGTGTCTCCTCTCCTGGGGAACGTGTGTTTCGCCAGCTCTCAGTACTGTGTTTGCTTCACCCTGGGCTCCTTCGCCAAGATCTACTCCGACACCTACG GTAACATCAACTACACAGAGTTTGCCAAGAGGCTTTGGGGAGACATTTATTTCAACCCCAAAAC GCGCAGGTTCACTAAGAAAGCCCCCACCAGTAACACCCAGCGTAGCTTTGTGGAGTTTGTGTTGGAGCCTCTGTACAAGATCCTATCCCAG GTGGTGGGTGACTGTGACACGTCTCTGCCTCGGGTGCTGGATGAGTTGGGGATCCACCTGGTCAAAGAGGAGCTGAAGCTCAACATCAGACCGCTACTCAGGCTGGTCTGTAAGCGCTTCTTTGGAGAGTTCACTG GCTTTGTGGACATGTGCGTGCAGCATATCCCCTCACCACAGGGGGGCGCCAAGAACAAGATAGAGCACAGCTACACTGGAGGACTGGACTCAGACCTGGGGGAGGCCATGGCAGAATGCGACCCTGAT GGTCCTCTGATGTGCCACACCACTAAGATGTACAGTACTGAGGACGGGGTGCAGTTCCATGCGTTCGGCCGGGTGCTGAGCGGTACCATCCAGGCGGGCCAGCCAGTCAAGGTGCTGGGAGAGAACTACACTCTGGAGGACGAGGAGGACTCGCAGGTCTGCACGGTGGGACGTCTCTGGATCAACGTCGCCAG GTACCAGATAGAGGTGAACCGTGTGCCTGCCGGCAACTGGGTTCTCATTGAGGGCTGTGACCAGCCCATCGTCAAGACCGCCACCATCACCGAGCCCCGAGGGAACGAGGAGGCCCAGATCTTCCGGCCGCTCAAGTTCAACACGGCGTCTGTCATCAAGATCGCTGTGGAGCCAGTCAACCCGTCAGAGCTGCCCAAGATGTTGGACGGACTGCGGAAGGTCAATAAGAGCTACCCCTCCCTCACCACCAAGGTGGAGGAGTCAGGGGAACATGTGATCCTGGGCACTGGGGAACTCTACCTGGACTGTGTCATGCACGACCTGCGGAAGATGTACTCTGAGATCGACATCAAG GTGGCTGACCCCGTGGTGACCTTCTGTGAGACGGTAGTGGAGACGTCGTCTCTGAAGTGCTTTGCCGAGACGCCGAACAAGAA GAATAAGATCACCATGATTGCCGAGCCTCTGGAGAAGGGCCTGGCTGAGGACATAGAGAACGAGGTGGTGCAGATCACATGGAACAG GAAGAAGCTGGGAGAGTTTTTCCAGACCAAGTATGACTGGGATCTCCTGGCTGCCAGGTCTATCTGGGCCTTTGGGCCCGACACCACCGGGCCTAACATCCTGGTAGATGACACCCTGCCTTCTGAG GTGGACAAGGCTCTGCTGGGCTCGGTTAAGGACAGCATCATCCAGGGCTTCCAGTGGGGCACCAGGGAGGGGCCTCTGTGTGACGAAC CTATCAGAAACGTGAAGTTTAAGATCCTGGATGCGGTCATAGCGCAGGAGCCTCTacacagaggaggaggacaggtcaTCCCCACAGCCAGGAGAGTGGTGTACTCTGCCTTCCTCATG GCCACCCCCAGGTTGATGGAGCCCTATTACTTTGTCGAGGTCCAGGCCCCAGCTGACTGTGTGTCTGCTGTGTACACCGTACTGGCCAGACGGAG AGGTCATGTGACCCAGGACGCCCCCATCCCCGGGTCTCCCCTCTACACCATCAAGGCCTTCATCCCAGCCATCGACTCGTTTGGCTTCGAGACTgacctgagaacacacacacagggacaggccTTCTCCCTGTCCGTCTTCCACCACTGGCAG atTGTCCCTGGTGACCCCCTGGACAAGAGCATCGTGATCAGGCCGCTGGAGCCCCAGCCTGCCCCTCACCTGGCCAGAGAGTTCATGATCAAGACCCGCCGGCGcaag GGTCTGAGTGAGGATGTGAGCATCAGCAAGTTCTTCGACGACCCTATGTTGTTGGAGCTGGCCAAGCAGGACGTGG